In Miscanthus floridulus cultivar M001 chromosome 5, ASM1932011v1, whole genome shotgun sequence, one genomic interval encodes:
- the LOC136452058 gene encoding transcription factor TIP2-like, with translation MYHPQCELLMAHETPDLDAAGQPHLAVSGVASSIPAELSFHLLHSLDAVAAVNNSVTPQSTIDYFLGVGGVDPHQPALQYEPLPPSGHHQHTMNMLRDYCGNGGAGHYTTAEPYLRGTRTSALVFGAAEDDDSAAAYMPGGPFVETSPPPRATGGRKRGRALGGGFHAGLANGVEKKEKQRRQRLTEKYTALMHLIPNVTKPDRATVISDAIEYIQELGRTVEELTLLVEKKRRRRELQGDVVDAAPAAVVVAAATGEAESSEGEVAPPPPPAVQRQQIRSTYIQRRSKDTSVDVRIVEEDVNIKLTKRRRDGCLAAASRALDGLRLDLVHLSGGKIGDCHIYMFNTKIHKGSSVFASAVASRLMEVVDEY, from the exons ATGTATCACCCGCAGTGCGAGCTCCTGATGGCGCACGAAACCCCGGACCTGGACGCCGCCGGCCAGCCGCACCTCGCCGTCTCCGGCGTCGCGAGCAGCATCCCAGCAGAGCTGAGCTTCCACCTGCTCCACTCCCTGGACGCCGTGGCGGCGGTCAATAATTCCGTCACGCCGCAGTCCACCATCGACtacttcctcggcgtcggcggtgTCGATCCTCACCAGCCGGCGCTGCAGTACGAGCCGCTGCCGCCCTCTGGGCACCACCAGCACACCATGAACATGCTGCGCGACTACTGCGGCAACGGCGGCGCCGGCCACTACACCACCGCCGAGCCGTACCTCCGCGGGACGAGGACCAGCGCCCTCGTGTTCGGGGCCGCCGAAGACGACGACTCGGCCGCTGCCTACATGCCAGGCGGGCCCTTTGTTGAGACCTCCCCGCCGCCACGGGCCACCGGCGGCAGGAAGCGGGGCAGGGCGCTGGGCGGTGGTTTCCATGCTGGGCTGGCCAACGGCGTCGAGAAGAAGGAGAAGCAGCGCCGGCAGCGGCTCACCGAGAAGTACACCGCCCTCATGCACCTCATACCCAACGTTACAAAG CCTGATAGGGCGACGGTGATCTCGGACGCGATTGAGTACATCCAGGAGCTTGGGAGGACGGTGGAGGAGCTGACGCTGCTGGTGGAGAAGAAGCGTCGCCGGAGGGAGCTGCAGGGGGACGTCGTGGACGCGGCGCCCGCCGCTGTGGTGGTCGCCGCTGCCACCGGTGAGGCGGAGAGCTCGGAGGGCGAggtggcaccgccgccgccgccggccgtgcAGCGGCAGCAGATCCGGAGCACGTACATCCAGCGGCGGAGCAAGGACACGTCCGTGGACGTGCGGATCGTGGAGGAAGACGTGAACATCAAGCTCACCAAGCGCCGCCGCGATGGGTGCCTCGCGGCTGCGTCGCGCGCGCTGGACGGCCTCCGCCTTGACCTCGTCCACCTCTCCGGTGGCAAGATCGGTGACTGCCACATCTATATGTTCAACACTAAG ATTCACAAGGGTTCTTCAGTGTTTGCGAGTGCAGTGGCCAGTAGACTGATGGAAGTGGTGGACGAGTACTAG